One segment of Salvelinus fontinalis isolate EN_2023a chromosome 12, ASM2944872v1, whole genome shotgun sequence DNA contains the following:
- the LOC129867452 gene encoding uncharacterized protein LOC129867452 produces the protein MSDSPSGSAGSMMLISAVMAELAKDVKSAVSLVVKSASASQTSLVTSGRRGDSETKVTESMVRELAAKLEKVDQESKSLTGQVMTTISDTKVAFVDENEHSLLEVLKDKITFLASHVGFIDDLDALIRKYESSYNIGESGSSCTLTSKSIQKLSSRLFLTSAMQAVSGVLAKKVSSLSFPSSVVQSEITGAVSGQTLSGIVKTESIHPVGSAASVVVKTFVSDMKSLAESEESLQQKSAWSAAAHIYHSIQNNLKDYFGKLQRCALKSIVTSDDNITNAEFKETVPLPCLDMKYRPSKSEPQLPEYTGEVTLQRGLSESSKLLWTQTDSEESKLLLTTCTKEVISELLVLYNTQMSKEDPLYTVGEKGSDFSIEREQFVECVLAQLGDISHSRASSSIVCEFPSQIEDSRSNATASLTSLLNCMKKLSSEEFKRNATQAVSEFLVEKSTSSLTSAKPAYSVASRSGSIQNRYTWSKDICADSAAFGIIDTFVEDLQSLAQPAEVEEREPDLLEKAQKLQNRIWSATTSLYNNIKKTLKDFTIHQRRSDMLSRMSSHIPTEDSEHLGTKEHICLASQDLRQASKSVPHLPSLNLEVALHRGVSESSKLLWTETDEALLTNSTKEVISTILTSCEDQTSNAPCFSTVGKKISDMSLEVNVLVGGVLSQLNNISWSRSPTPCEDMFERLKDSPERTSPVSLDCSTAASKGIASSHSLSTKSLQKLSSHEFQTKAEKGVSEVLTRSFNIVEEGTTDKYLQSVSTSTTSTDIIQTMVKDQQELTQTTHSSDMVSGTSLLTTGQVSEKRIWSVARNIYHSLQSKIKEIIRKDLQRSDTTLDSIKMFTYQSSSASLRANLGHLEVNQSSVTSGGKDACVDIPHKLLPKTTELSGSMLEDNGMIRCRSAASQKTRKSSSSRSSISPTPTSKLRQSQWHFALPGTPIPTEFPAQIDFPIVRNTIIEDFIHTEDLLPLTFVDKVRQAAGVVVNIMVESVENTQENGQGASHLDDLRSAVRKLRKIISTWTIHIFSHELVDKVIAIQDSHSTPHVLTLEAAKSVSDSILSRLKCGKEQCAISKKLSSHLLQIFAEETVKGFLKQWSDEYENINFDVSVQNDPKTSTCMVILQMITKATAKCYFESTTSVATSDIVEGVFDLARDTISSTGEQVLTFNTKASKKVSKNLCPQESLEYQPQNTSPTVYFTESMTNSHGFFAPEGNYDIASSFPRPSQEKSRKPSLFTRLCRAITKGFSSPFKSSRKSK, from the exons ATGTCCGATTCTCCATCTGGAAGTGCAGGCTCTATGATGCTAATCTCTGCTGTAATGGCAGAGTTGGCTAAAGATGTCAAGTCGGCCGTATCACTGGTCGTTAAGAGTGCCTCCGCAAGTCAAACCTCTCTAGTGACATCTGGAAGAAGGGGAGACTCGGAGACCAAGGTGACTGAAAGCATggtgagagagctggctgctaaacTTGAAAAAGTTGACCAAGAGAGCAAGAGTCTAACAGGGCAAGTCATGACCACCATCTCTGACACAAAGGTGGCTTTTGTTGACGAGAACGAACACAGTTTGCTGGAAGTTCTGAAGGACAAGATCACGTTTTTGGCATCGCATGTTGGCTTCATTGACGATCTTGATGCCCTGATAAGGAAATACGAGAGCAGCTACAATATTGGTGAATCTGGTTCCTCCTGCACGCTCACATCTAAGAGCATCCAAAAACTCTCCAGCCGGCTGTTCCTAACATCAGCAATGCAAGCAGTGAGTGGCGTTCTTGCCAAAAAAGTCAGTAGTTTGAGCTTTCCTAGTTCAGTCGTTCAGTCTGAGATAACAGGTGCTGTATCAGGTCAAACATTGTCTGGCATTGTAAAGACAGAGTCAATTCACCCAGTGGGCTCAGCAGCGTCAGTAGTTGTTAAGACTTTCGTGTCAGATATGAAGTCCTTGGCTGAATCTGAAGAGAGTCTGCAACAGAAGAGTGCCTGGTCTGCTGCTGCTCATATCTACCACAGCATCCAAAACAACTTGAAAGATTATTTCGGCAAGCTTCAGCGATGTGCCTTAAAGAGCATTGTCACATCTGATGACAACATCACAAATGCTGAGTTTAAGGAGACAGTTCCACTTCCTTGCTTAGACATGAAGTATAGGCCCAGTAAGAGTGAGCCTCAGTTGCCAGAGTACACTGGTGAAGTTACTTTACAAAGAGGCCTAAGTGAGAGCTCAAAACTTCTTTGGACACAAACTGACTCAGAAGAAAGCAAGCTCCTTCTGACAACTTGCACCAAAGAAGTCATCTCAGAGCTTCTGGTCTTGTACAACACTCAGATGTCAAAGGAGGACCCCCTGTACACTGTTGGAGAAAAAGGATCAGACTTCTCTATTGAGAGAGAACAATTTGTAGAATGTGTTCTGGCTCAGCTTGGGGATATCTCCCATTCCAGGGCCTCATCATCAATAGTATGTGAGTTCCCCTCTCAAATTGAGGACAGCAGAAGTAATGCCACAGCTTCTTTGACCAGTCTGTTAAATTGCATGAAAAAACTCTCAAGTGAGGAATTCAAGAGAAACGCCACTCAAGCAGTGAGTGAGTTCCTAGTTGAAAAGTCCACCAGTAGCTTAACTAGTGCAAAGCCTGCTTATTCTGTAGCGTCCAGGTCTGGTTCCATTCAAAACCGGTACACATGGTCAAAGGATATTTGTGCAGATTCTGCTGCCTTTGGCATCATTGACACATTTGTGGAAGACCTGCAGAGCTTGGCGCAACCTGCagaagtagaggagagagaacctGACCTCCTGGAAAAAGCACAAAAGCTACAGAACAGGATCTGGTCAGCTACCACTAGTTTATATAACAATATTAAGAAGACATTAAAGGACTTCACCATTCACCAGCGGAGGTCAGACATGCTGAGCAGAATGTCCAGTCATATACCCACAGAGGACTCTGAACATCTTGGGACTAAGGAGCACATTTGTTTGGCAAGCCAGGACTTGAGGCAAGCTAGTAAGAGTGTGCCTCACTTGCCCAGTTTGAACCTTGAAGTGGCTCTACACAGGGGTGTCAGCGAGAGTTCAAAACTTCTCTGGACTGAAACAGACGAGGCTCTACTGACCAATAGTACCAAAGAGGTCATTTCAACAATCTTGACCTCATGCGAGGATCAGACATCAAATGCACCTTGCTTCTCCACAGTAGGAAAGAAAATATCTGATATGTCCCTTGAGGTCAACGTGTTGGTAGGTGGTGTTCTGTCTCAGCTGAATAACATCTCCTGGTCAAGGTCCCCAACACCATGTGAAGACATGTTTGAACGTCTCAAAGATTCTCCTGAGCGAACCTCTCCAGTAAGTCTAGATTGCAGCACGGCTGCCTCCAAAGGCATTGCATCTTCCCATAGTCTTTCAACAAAGAGCCTCCAGAAACTCTCTAGTCATGAGTTCCAAACCAAAGCTGAGAAAGGAGTGAGTGAGGTCCTCACTAGATCATTTAACATTGTGGAGGAAGGTACAACAGATAAGTACCTCCAGTCTGTATCTACATCCACCACATCTACTGATATTATACAAACCATGGTGAAAGACCAGCAGGAGCTCACCCAGACCACCCATTCATCTGACATGGTATCTGGAACCTCCCTGCTCACCACTGGACAGGTTTCTGAGAAAAGGATCTGGTCTGTTGCTCGTAACATCTACCACAGTCTGCAAAGTAAGATTAAGGAGATTATCAGAAAAGATCTTCAAAGATCAGACACAACTCTTGATTCAATCAAAATGTTTACATATCAAAGCAGTTCTGCATCACTGAGAGCTAATCTCGGCCATCTTGAGGTCAACCAGAGCAGTGTTACATCTGGTGGAAAAGATGCCTGTGTGGACATTCCGCATAAATTACTACCTAAAACCACTGAGCTCTCAGGATCCATGCTGGAGGATAATGGCATGATCCGTTGTAGGAGTGCTGCCAGCCAAAAGACAAGAAAGTCCTCTTCTTCgcgctcctccatctctccaacacctACTTCAAAATTAAGGCAGTCGCAATGGCACTTTGCTTTACCCGGGACTCCCATACCCACTGAGTTTCCTGCTCAGATTGACTTTCCCATTGTAAGAAACACAATCATTGAGGACTTCATTCACACAGAGGACTTACTTCCTCTAACCTTTGTTGACAAAGTTAGGCAAGCTGCTGGGGTGGTAGTGAACATTATGGTGGAAAGTGTTGAGAACACACAGGAAAATGGACAGGGTGCTTCTCATCTTGACGACCTCCGTTCTGCTGTTAGGAAATTGAGAAAAATAATTTCCACTTGGACCATCCACATTTTCAGTCATGAATTGGTGGATAAAGTGATAGCCATTCAGGACAGCCACAGCACTCCACATGTCTTAACGTTGGAAGCAGCCAAAAGTGTTTCAGACTCCATTCTTTCAAGGCTGAAATGTGGAAAGGAACAATGTGCCATATCCAAGAAGCTCTCCTCCCATCTTCTCCAGATATTTGCTGAAGAGACAGTGAAGGGCTTCCTAAAACAGTGGTCAGATGAGTATGAAAATATAAACTTTGATGTTTCAGTCCAGAACGATCCAAAGACTTCTACTTGTATGGTCATTCTTCAAATGATCACCAAAGCCACTGCTAAATGTTATTTTGAGTCCACTACCAGCGTGGCCACCAGTGACATTGTAGAAGGCGTGTTTGATTTGGCAAGGGATACCATCAGCAGTACTGGAGAGCAGGTCCTCACCTTTAACACAAAG GCTTCCAAGAAAGTTAGTAAGAACCTCTGTCCTCAAGAGTCTCTGGAGTACCAGCCTCAGAACACTTCCCCTACTGTGTACTTTACAG AGTCGATGACAAATTCTCATGGCTTCTTTGCTCCAGAGGGAAATTATGATATTGCATCGTCCTTCCCTCGTCCTTCCCAAGAGAAGAGTCGCAAACCCTCCCTTTTCACCAGATTGTGTAGAGCCATCACGAAAGGCTTTTCCAGCCCATTCAAATCTTCAAGGAAAAGCAAATAA
- the LOC129867454 gene encoding uncharacterized protein LOC129867454, whose amino-acid sequence MEQSNSARSRATSVTETTEEGKLNSVEDLTLMDFLQNLTEKQWRGIREGMFDPLTKQQLAGLCLRIDQFLSDKLMQIIIPGLYELLGIQDAASSQLSQRSLTASLTSLLDDKANTKSRVRFTEAGVPKRPGSRKSYNSFRIPTPYPSSNCMEQKEEEEQESQQLKFKEFYLTKEMGSLGSGSYLPKGAMRYVLKGKCNNFIFISSITICENYTFPCFVVKKDIGT is encoded by the exons ATG GAACAGAGCAATTCTGCCAGGAGCAGAGCAACCTCAGTGACGGAAACCACAGAAGAGGGAAAGCTCAACAGTGTGGAAGATCTGACACTTATGGACTTCCTTCAAAACCTAACTGAGAA GCAATGGAGGGGGATTCGTGAGGGCATGTTTGACCCG CTGACAAAACAACAGCTTGCCGGCTTGTGTCTGAGGATTGATCAGTTTTTATCGGACAAGCTGATGCAGATCATCATCCCAGGTCTTTACGAACTACTGGGCATCCAAGATGCTGCCTCCTCTCAATTGTCACAGAGATCTCTCACAGCGTCACTCACCAGCCTGTTAGACGATAAGGCTAACACCAAGTCCCGAGTGAGATTTACTGAGGCTGGTGTACCTAAGAGGCCAGGCAGTCGAAAGTCTTACAATAGCTTTCGCATCCCGACTCCCTACCCTTCCTCCAACTGTATGGAGCAAAAAGAGGAAGAAGAGCAGGAATCACAACAACTTAAGTTCAAGGAGTTTTACCTGACTAAGGAGATGGGCAGTCTGGGCAGTGGAAGCTACCTGCCCAAGGGGGCCATGAGGTATGTTCTTAAAGGGAAATGTAACAACTTCATATTCATCTCCAGCATCACCATATGTGAAAATTACACATTTCCCTGCTTTGTAGTAAAAAAAGATATAGGAACGTAA
- the LOC129867453 gene encoding uncharacterized protein LOC129867453, with protein MVRELAAKLEKVDQESKSLTGQVMTTISDTKVAFVDENEHSLLEVLKDKITFLASHVGFIDDLDALIRKYESSYNISESGSSCTLTSKSIQKLSSRLFLTSAMQAVSGVLAKKVSSLSFPSSVVQSELTGAVSGQTLSGIVKTESIHPVGSAASVVVKTFVSDMKSLAESEESLQQKSAWSAAAHIYHSIQNNLKDYFGKLQRCALKSIVTSEDNITNAEFKETVPLPCLDMKYRPSKSEPQLPESTGEVTLQRGLSESSKLLWAQTDSEESKLLLTTCTKEVISELLVLYNTEMSKEGPLYTVGEKGSDFSIEREKFVEGVLAQLGDISHSRASSPKVFEFPSQIEDSRSNATASLTSLLNCMKKLSSEEFKRNATQAVSEFLVKKSTSSLTSAKPAYSVASRFGSIQNQYTWSKDICADSAAFGIIDTFVEDLQSLAQPAEVEEREPDLQEKAQKLQNRIWSATTSLYNNIKKTLKDFTIHQRRSDMLSRMSSHIPTEDSEHLGTKEHICLASQDLRQASKSVPHLPSLNLEVALHRGVSESSKLLWTETDEALLTNSTKEVISTILTSCEDQTSNAPCFSTVGKKISDMSLEVNVLVGGVLSQLNNISWSRSPTPCEDMFECLQDSPERTSPVSLDCCTAASKGIASSHSLSTKSLQKLSSHEFQTKAEKGVSEVLSRSFNIVEEGTTDQSVSTSTTSTDIIQTMVKDQQELTQTTHSSDMVSGTSLLTTGQVSEKRIWSVARNIYHSLQSKIKEIIRKDLQRSDTTLDSIKMFTYQSSSASLRANLGHLEVNQSSVTSGGKDACVDIPHKLLPKTTELSGSMLEDNGMIRCRSAASQKTRKSSSSRSSISPTPTSKLRQSQWHFALPGTPIPTEFPAQIDFPIVRNTIIEDFIHTEDLLPLTFVDKVRQAAGVVVNIMVESVENTQENGQGASHLDDLRSAVRKLRKIISTWTIHIFSHELVDKVIAIQDSHSTPRVLTLEAAKSVSDSILSRLKWGKEQCAISKKLSSHLLQIFAEETVKGFLKQWSDEYENINFDVSVQNDPKTSTCMVILQMITKATAKGYFESTTSVATSDIVEGVFDLARDTISSTGEQVLTFNTKGSKKVSKNLCPQESLEYQPQNTSPTVYFTESMTNSHGFFAPEGNYDIASSFPRPSQEKSRKPSLFTRLCRAITKGFSSPFKSSRKSKLFH; from the exons ATggtgagagagctggctgctaaacTTGAAAAAGTTGACCAAGAGAGCAAGAGTCTAACAGGGCAAGTCATGACCACCATCTCTGACACAAAGGTGGCTTTTGTTGACGAGAACGAACACAGTTTGCTGGAAGTTCTGAAGGACAAGATCACGTTTTTGGCATCGCATGTCGGCTTCATTGACGATCTTGATGCCCTGATAAGGAAATACGAGAGCAGCTACAATATTAGTGAATCTGGTTCCTCCTGCACGCTCACATCAAAGAGCATCCAAAAACTCTCCAGCCGGCTGTTCCTAACATCAGCAATGCAAGCAGTGAGTGGAGTTCTTGCCAAAAAAGTCAGTAGTTTAAGCTTTCCTAGTTCAGTCGTTCAGTCTGAGTTAACAGGTGCTGTATCAGGTCAAACATTGTCTGGCATTGTAAAGACAGAGTCAATTCACCCAGTGGGCTCAGCAGCGTCAGTAGTTGTTAAGACTTTCGTGTCAGATATGAAGTCCTTGGCTGAATCTGAAGAGAGTCTGCAACAGAAGAGTGCCTGGTCTGCTGCTGCTCATATCTACCACAGCATACAAAACAACTTGAAAGATTATTTCGGCAAGCTTCAGCGATGTGCCTTAAAGAGCATTGTCACATCTGAGGACAACATCACAAATGCTGAGTTTAAGGAGACAGTTCCACTTCCTTGCTTAGACATGAAATATAGGCCCAGTAAGAGTGAGCCTCAGTTGCCAGAGTCCACTGGTGAAGTTACTTTACAAAGAGGCCTAAGTGAGAGCTCAAAACTTCTTTGGGCACAAACTGACTCAGAAGAAAGCAAGCTCCTTCTGACAACTTGCACCAAAGAAGTCATCTCAGAGCTTCTGGTCTTGTACAACACTGAGATGTCAAAGGAGGGCCCCCTGTACACTGTTGGAGAAAAAGGATCAGACTTCTctattgagagagagaaatttgTAGAAGGTGTTCTGGCTCAGCTTGGGGATATCTCCCATTCCAGGGCCTCATCACCAAAAGTATTTGAGTTCCCCTCTCAAATTGAGGACAGCAGAAGTAATGCCACAGCTTCTTTGACCAGTCTGTTAAATTGCATGAAAAAACTCTCAAGTGAGGAATTCAAGAGAAACGCCACTCAAGCAGTGAGTGAGTTCCTAGTTAAAAAGTCCACCAGTAGCTTAACTAGTGCAAAGCCTGCTTATTCTGTAGCATCCAGGTTTGGTTCCATTCAAAACCAGTACACATGGTCAAAGGATATTTGTGCAGATTCTGCTGCCTTTGGCATCATTGACACATTTGTGGAAGACCTGCAGAGCTTGGCGCAACCTGCagaagtagaggagagagaaccagACCTCCAGGAAAAAGCACAAAAACTACAGAACAGGATCTGGTCAGCTACCACTAGTTTATATAACAATATTAAGAAGACATTAAAGGACTTCACCATTCACCAGCGGAGGTCAGACATGCTGAGCAGAATGTCCAGTCATATACCCACAGAGGACTCTGAACATCTTGGGACTAAGGAGCACATTTGTTTGGCAAGCCAGGACTTGAGGCAAGCTAGTAAGAGTGTGCCTCACTTGCCCAGTTTGAACCTTGAAGTGGCTCTACACAGGGGTGTCAGCGAGAGTTCAAAACTTCTCTGGACTGAAACAGACGAGGCTCTACTGACCAATAGTACCAAAGAGGTCATTTCAACAATCTTGACCTCATGCGAGGATCAGACATCAAATGCACCTTGCTTCTCCACAGTAGGAAAGAAAATATCTGATATGTCCCTTGAGGTCAACGTGTTGGTAGGTGGTGTTCTGTCTCAGCTGAATAACATCTCCTGGTCAAGGTCCCCAACACCATGTGAAGACATGTTTGAATGTCTCCAAGATTCTCCTGAGCGAACCTCTCCAGTAAGTCTAGATTGCTGCACGGCTGCCTCCAAAGGCATTGCATCTTCCCATAGTCTTTCAACAAAGAGCCTCCAGAAACTCTCTAGTCATGAGTTCCAAACCAAAGCTGAGAAAGGAGTGAGTGAGGTCCTCTCTAGATCATTTAACATTGTGGAGGAAGGTACAACAGATCAGTCTGTATCTACATCCACCACATCTACTGATATTATACAAACCATGGTGAAAGACCAGCAGGAGCTCACCCAGACCACCCATTCATCTGACATGGTATCTGGAACCTCCCTGCTCACCACTGGACAGGTTTCTGAGAAAAGGATCTGGTCTGTTGCTCGTAACATCTACCACAGTCTGCAAAGTAAGATTAAGGAGATTATCAGAAAAGATCTTCAAAGATCAGACACAACTCTTGATTCAATCAAAATGTTTACATATCAAAGCAGTTCTGCATCACTGAGAGCTAATCTCGGCCATCTTGAGGTCAACCAGAGCAGTGTTACATCTGGTGGAAAAGATGCCTGTGTGGACATTCCGCATAAATTACTACCTAAAACCACTGAGCTCTCAGGATCCATGCTGGAGGATAATGGCATGATCCGTTGTAGGAGTGCTGCCAGCCAAAAGACAAGAAAGTCCTCTTCTTCacgctcctccatctctccaacacctACTTCAAAATTAAGGCAGTCGCAATGGCACTTTGCTTTACCCGGGACTCCCATACCCACTGAGTTTCCTGCTCAGATTGACTTTCCCATTGTAAGAAACACAATCATTGAGGACTTCATTCACACAGAGGACTTACTTCCTCTAACCTTTGTTGACAAAGTTAGGCAAGCTGCTGGGGTGGTAGTGAACATTATGGTGGAAAGTGTTGAGAACACACAGGAAAATGGACAGGGTGCTTCTCATCTTGACGACCTCCGTTCTGCTGTTAGGAAATTGAGAAAAATAATTTCCACTTGGACCATCCACATTTTCAGTCATGAATTGGTGGATAAAGTCATAGCCATTCAGGACAGCCACAGCACTCCACGTGTCTTAACATTGGAAGCAGCCAAAAGTGTTTCAGACTCCATTCTTTCAAGGCTGAAATGGGGAAAGGAACAATGTGCCATATCCAAGAAGCTCTCCTCCCATCTTCTCCAGATATTTGCTGAAGAGACAGTGAAGGGCTTCCTAAAACAGTGGTCAGATGAGTATGAAAATATAAACTTTGATGTTTCAGTCCAGAACGATCCAAAGACTTCTACTTGTATGGTCATTCTTCAAATGATCACCAAAGCCACTGCTAAAGGTTATTTTGAGTCCACTACCAGCGTGGCCACCAGTGACATTGTAGAAGGCGTGTTTGATTTGGCAAGGGATACCATCAGCAGTACTGGAGAGCAGGTCCTCACCTTTAACACAAAG GGTTCCAAGAAAGTTAGTAAGAACCTCTGTCCTCAAGAGTCTCTGGAGTACCAGCCTCAGAACACTTCCCCTACTGTGTACTTTACAG AGTCGATGACAAATTCTCATGGCTTCTTTGCTCCAGAGGGAAATTATGATATTGCATCGTCCTTCCCTCGTCCTTCCCAAGAGAAGAGTCGCAAACCCTCCCTTTTCACCAGATTGTGTAGAGCCATCACGAAAGGCTTTTCCAGCCCATTCAAATCTTCAAGGAAAAGCAAATTATTTCATTAA